A window of the Brassica napus cultivar Da-Ae chromosome C5, Da-Ae, whole genome shotgun sequence genome harbors these coding sequences:
- the LOC106425002 gene encoding uncharacterized protein LOC106425002 — translation MKEAAIWLNLHNALPKLDSPEFNIDAGLEKWQKPPPSFLKCNVGSSWDGATLTCGGEWLVRDEQGNVLLHSRRSFSQIESSLQAKLVALQWAAAAMCDLKLKKVIIESSVLEIKNSMDHPQLSLENYTNCSYALSTIHSIMGGSLSFVPISCNNSATTIADSVTRDQRHHSYVAWKGTRWLSSQIRQEASA, via the coding sequence ATGAAAGAGGCTGCGATCTGGTTGAATCTACATAATGCTCTCCCTAAGTTAGACTCTCCTGAGTTTAATATTGATGCAGGTCTTGAGAAGTGGCAGAAACCCCCTCCTTCCTTTCTCAAATGCAATGTGGGATCATCATGGGATGGAGCCACACTTACATGTGGAGGTGAGTGGCTGGTTCGTGATGAGCAAGGAAATGTTTTGCTACACAGCAGAAGGTCTTTCTCTCAAATTGAATCTTCACTTCAAGCTAAATTGGTAGCATTACAGTGGGCTGCAGCAGCCATGTGCGACCTCAAGTTGAAGAAAGTAATCATAGAGTCATCTGTGCTAGAGATTAAAAATTCTATGGACCATCCACAGCTATCTTTAGAGAACTACACCAACTGTTCTTATGCTCTATCTACGATTCATTCCATTATGGGAGGCAGTTTGAGCTTTGTACCGATATCTTGCAACAACTCAGCAACGACGATTGCTGATAGTGTTACAAGAGATCAGAGACACCATTCATATGTCGCTTGGAAGGGTACTCGTTGGTTGTCGTCTCAAATTCGCCAAGAAGCATCAGCATAA